A genomic window from Candidatus Kouleothrix ribensis includes:
- a CDS encoding MFS transporter: METEARPAGWRAGLNRNVVVLGLVSFFTDISSEMLVPIRFIFLLRWLGTPLALAGLIEGLSEAAASVLKVAVGRRTDQVPRRSPMITLGYGLSNLAKPLIGFVGAWQPALALLLADRVGKAIRSAPRDTIIADSVPREYRGKAFGFHRAMDTFGAALGPLATALILRVTDNNLAAVFRWTIVPGLIAVVIVPLFLREPPRTQPATAATPGAPASLTPLGTRFWAFSVIWALFSLGNSSDSFIFLRSVDIDSQLMLVPLFYAGFNIAYALAATPLGSLSDVLGRLPLLVFSLVVFGCTYLGWSAATRPWQIAQLFVLYGLYYAGTEGVARAFVADLVPQGRRGTAMGWFTALTGIAMLPANLLAAYLWSNVGKQAPFVYGAGMAFAAALLLLICYPWLRAAKPAA; the protein is encoded by the coding sequence ATGGAAACTGAAGCGCGGCCGGCCGGCTGGCGCGCCGGCCTCAATCGCAATGTCGTTGTGCTCGGGCTGGTCAGCTTCTTCACCGACATCAGCAGCGAGATGCTGGTGCCCATCCGCTTCATCTTCCTGCTGCGCTGGCTGGGCACACCGCTGGCCCTGGCCGGGCTGATCGAGGGTCTCTCGGAGGCGGCCGCCAGCGTGCTGAAGGTCGCGGTTGGCCGGCGCACCGATCAGGTGCCGCGCCGCAGCCCCATGATCACGCTGGGCTACGGCCTGAGCAACCTGGCCAAACCGCTGATCGGCTTCGTCGGCGCATGGCAGCCGGCACTGGCGCTGCTGCTGGCCGACCGTGTCGGTAAGGCTATTCGCAGCGCACCGCGCGATACGATCATCGCCGATAGCGTGCCGCGCGAGTATCGCGGCAAGGCGTTCGGCTTCCACCGCGCAATGGATACGTTCGGCGCGGCGCTTGGCCCGCTTGCTACAGCGCTCATCCTGCGCGTAACCGACAATAATCTCGCGGCGGTCTTTCGCTGGACGATCGTGCCGGGCCTGATCGCCGTCGTGATCGTGCCGCTGTTCCTGCGCGAGCCACCACGCACGCAGCCGGCCACAGCCGCTACGCCGGGCGCACCGGCCAGCCTTACGCCGCTGGGTACACGCTTCTGGGCGTTCTCGGTGATCTGGGCGCTGTTCTCGCTCGGCAACTCGTCGGACTCGTTCATCTTCCTGCGCAGTGTCGATATCGACTCGCAGTTGATGCTGGTGCCGCTGTTCTACGCCGGCTTCAACATCGCCTACGCGCTGGCCGCCACCCCGCTCGGCTCGCTCAGCGATGTGCTCGGGCGGCTGCCGCTGCTGGTGTTTAGCCTGGTGGTGTTTGGCTGTACCTACCTGGGCTGGAGCGCAGCAACCCGGCCATGGCAGATCGCCCAGCTGTTCGTGCTGTATGGGCTGTACTATGCAGGCACCGAGGGGGTCGCGCGCGCGTTTGTGGCCGATCTGGTGCCGCAGGGGCGGCGCGGCACCGCGATGGGCTGGTTCACGGCGCTCACGGGCATCGCCATGCTGCCGGCCAACCTGCTGGCGGCATATCTGTGGAGCAATGTCGGCAAGCAGGCGCCGTTCGTCTATGGCGCCGGGATGGCCTTCGCCGCTGCGCTGCTGCTGCTGATCTGCTACCCGTGGCTGCGCGCGGCCAAGCCTGCCGCCTGA
- a CDS encoding metal-dependent transcriptional regulator, whose product MPDAQKHSTSRRRHAQDGPTEKMREYLEVIYYLSVRNEPVIGARLAEWMNVTPPTVTNIVQRMEDQGYIVRDSRGEIRFSEVGFTLAEAMVKRHRVLERFLVDVIGIPWHKIHEEAVRLEHNLSPLMEERIAALVGQSTTCPHGNPIPGTGVGYAGTLRLDHAEPGSRFMLRRIVEEAEEDSELMRHLQNNGLTPGAVFEVLEQSPAYGVALRDGERTIMLSAQIAAVLWGERA is encoded by the coding sequence ATGCCAGACGCTCAAAAGCACTCAACCTCGCGCCGGCGCCATGCACAGGATGGCCCAACCGAGAAGATGCGCGAATACCTCGAGGTGATCTACTATCTTTCGGTGCGCAACGAGCCAGTGATTGGTGCGCGGCTAGCCGAGTGGATGAACGTGACGCCACCGACCGTCACGAATATTGTGCAGCGCATGGAAGATCAGGGCTATATCGTGCGCGACAGCCGCGGCGAGATCCGCTTCAGCGAAGTAGGTTTCACTCTGGCCGAGGCTATGGTCAAGCGCCACCGCGTACTCGAGCGCTTCCTGGTCGATGTGATCGGCATCCCCTGGCATAAGATTCACGAGGAGGCGGTGCGGCTCGAGCACAATTTGTCGCCGCTGATGGAAGAGCGGATCGCCGCGCTGGTTGGCCAGTCGACCACCTGCCCGCATGGGAACCCGATCCCTGGCACGGGGGTGGGCTATGCCGGCACATTGCGGCTCGACCACGCCGAGCCGGGCAGCCGCTTTATGCTGCGGCGGATCGTCGAAGAGGCCGAGGAAGACTCCGAGCTGATGCGCCATCTTCAGAACAATGGCCTGACGCCAGGCGCAGTCTTCGAGGTGCTTGAACAATCGCCCGCGTATGGTGTGGCACTTCGTGACGGCGAGCGCACGATCATGCTCTCGGCGCAGATCGCCGCTGTGCTGTGGGGCGAGCGCGCCTGA
- a CDS encoding FTR1 family protein — MARLLRITMVVCLLVTLGIAGSAMAQSQPLPDQVRGLTHHADEGIAAAQANQPELMRAEYEEIHAIWATFEDQVRAQAPQGYLGIEQALDQIQAAVSAPTPDRTAVQAAYAHLKDQASAVADQLGAAPVDQPATLSAQVRDLARQAGEGAAATRPEQMRAEYTEIHTSWAAFEDQVRARDPQGYLDIELALDQVAAAVEAQPIDPAGVQAAFDHLNTEAGELADRLAAAPAPGSAVAVNVTPADLLARLTSVEQALERGDSADARAQFDGFIRAWPAVEDQVATRSDADYKAIETGMGHAAAALRAAPADLGAATAALAGIRGALAPYATANTYSAFDAALIILREGLEALLVVVALLAFLHKSGNSDKRGWIWVGGAAGILASIVTAFILRAVFNQVSAGRSRELIEGITGLVAAGLLFYVSYWLHSKASLHAWQSYIAQQTTRALARGSMLGLALLAFLAVFREGAETVVFYLGMAPAIGMRDLLLGMGAGAAILVVLAVLMLVVGVRLPLRPFFRIAGLLVYYLGFKFVGTGIHALQVAGTVPTSPIGRLPSSGVLEFFGIFLTWQTLLPQLVLLAAAVAVLFYLRAQDRRAANLGTPAAA; from the coding sequence ATGGCCCGCCTGCTTCGCATCACCATGGTTGTGTGCCTGCTGGTTACCCTGGGCATCGCGGGAAGCGCCATGGCTCAATCGCAGCCACTGCCCGATCAGGTGCGTGGCCTGACCCACCACGCCGACGAAGGTATCGCGGCCGCGCAGGCCAACCAGCCCGAGCTGATGCGCGCCGAATACGAAGAGATTCATGCGATCTGGGCCACGTTCGAAGACCAGGTGCGTGCTCAGGCGCCCCAGGGCTACCTCGGCATCGAGCAGGCGCTCGACCAGATCCAGGCCGCCGTCAGCGCCCCTACGCCCGATCGCACCGCCGTGCAGGCTGCCTACGCCCACCTGAAAGACCAGGCCAGCGCAGTCGCCGATCAGCTCGGTGCGGCGCCGGTCGATCAGCCGGCTACGCTCAGCGCCCAGGTGCGTGATCTCGCCCGCCAAGCTGGCGAGGGCGCCGCCGCAACCCGCCCCGAGCAGATGCGCGCCGAGTACACCGAGATCCACACCAGCTGGGCCGCGTTCGAAGACCAGGTGCGCGCGCGCGATCCGCAGGGCTACCTCGACATTGAGCTGGCGCTCGATCAGGTTGCCGCCGCTGTCGAGGCCCAGCCGATCGACCCGGCTGGTGTGCAGGCCGCCTTCGATCACCTGAACACCGAGGCCGGCGAGCTGGCCGACCGGCTCGCTGCGGCACCAGCGCCCGGTAGCGCTGTGGCGGTGAATGTGACGCCGGCCGACCTGCTTGCGCGGCTTACCAGCGTCGAGCAGGCGCTCGAGCGTGGCGACAGCGCCGACGCGCGCGCACAGTTCGATGGCTTCATACGCGCATGGCCAGCCGTCGAGGATCAGGTGGCTACACGCTCGGATGCCGACTACAAGGCGATCGAAACCGGCATGGGCCACGCCGCCGCCGCGCTGCGGGCTGCCCCGGCCGACTTAGGCGCGGCCACGGCGGCGCTGGCCGGCATTCGCGGCGCCCTGGCGCCCTATGCTACCGCCAACACCTACAGCGCCTTCGATGCCGCGCTGATCATTCTGCGCGAGGGCCTCGAGGCCCTGCTGGTGGTGGTGGCACTCCTGGCATTCCTGCACAAGTCGGGCAATAGCGACAAGCGCGGCTGGATCTGGGTTGGCGGCGCCGCCGGCATTCTGGCCAGCATCGTCACCGCATTCATCCTGCGCGCCGTGTTCAATCAGGTCAGTGCCGGCCGCAGCCGCGAGCTGATCGAGGGTATCACCGGGCTGGTGGCGGCCGGTTTGCTGTTCTATGTGTCGTACTGGCTGCACAGCAAGGCCAGCCTGCACGCCTGGCAAAGCTACATCGCCCAGCAGACCACGCGCGCGCTGGCGCGCGGCAGCATGCTCGGGCTGGCGCTACTGGCATTCCTGGCCGTGTTTCGCGAGGGCGCCGAGACGGTGGTGTTCTATTTGGGCATGGCCCCTGCGATCGGCATGCGCGATCTGCTGCTGGGCATGGGCGCCGGTGCGGCCATACTTGTGGTGCTGGCCGTGCTGATGCTGGTGGTAGGCGTGCGGCTGCCGCTGCGGCCGTTCTTCCGTATTGCCGGCCTGCTGGTATACTACCTTGGGTTTAAGTTCGTCGGCACCGGCATTCACGCGCTTCAGGTGGCCGGTACCGTGCCCACATCGCCGATCGGCCGGCTGCCCAGCAGTGGTGTGCTCGAGTTCTTCGGCATCTTCCTGACCTGGCAGACGCTGCTACCGCAGCTTGTGCTGCTGGCCGCAGCCGTGGCAGTGTTGTTCTACCTGCGCGCCCAGGATCGCCGGGCGGCCAACCTTGGCACGCCGGCCGCCGCCTGA
- a CDS encoding Flp family type IVb pilin yields MVRSFFAKEEGQGLVEYALILVLIAIVVIGILTLLGGKVSQVFSSINSGLK; encoded by the coding sequence GTGGTACGCAGCTTCTTCGCGAAAGAGGAAGGCCAGGGTCTGGTTGAGTACGCCCTTATTCTCGTGCTCATCGCTATTGTTGTTATCGGTATTCTGACCCTGCTTGGCGGCAAGGTGAGCCAGGTCTTCAGCTCGATCAACAGTGGCCTGAAGTAG
- a CDS encoding NUDIX domain-containing protein yields MSLLDHLDRAALAAIYALATGLRSLIWRIRRPMLIGVRALVVREHTVLLIRHRFGRTPWALPGGGVERFERMAAAAQREASEESGIHVTVQAFLGLYERFGGGVSNYIGVYVCTPTNEPDPPRSLEIAEARFFSFDALPRGLDPGSRRRIEEYRRGEHGLARPW; encoded by the coding sequence ATGAGCCTACTGGATCACCTCGATCGCGCAGCGCTTGCGGCGATCTATGCCCTGGCCACGGGGCTACGCAGCCTGATCTGGCGCATCCGGCGCCCAATGCTGATCGGCGTGCGTGCGCTGGTGGTGCGCGAGCATACGGTACTGCTGATCCGCCACCGATTTGGCCGCACGCCCTGGGCACTGCCGGGCGGCGGGGTCGAGCGCTTCGAGCGCATGGCGGCGGCAGCACAACGCGAGGCCAGCGAAGAGAGCGGCATCCACGTGACGGTGCAGGCGTTCCTGGGGTTGTACGAGCGCTTTGGCGGCGGGGTGAGCAACTACATCGGCGTGTATGTGTGTACGCCCACAAACGAGCCCGACCCGCCACGCTCGCTCGAGATCGCCGAGGCACGCTTCTTCAGCTTCGACGCGCTGCCGCGCGGCCTCGACCCTGGCAGTCGCCGGCGGATCGAGGAGTATCGGCGCGGCGAGCACGGCCTGGCGCGGCCCTGGTAG